Proteins from one Enterobacter bugandensis genomic window:
- a CDS encoding CDP-alcohol phosphatidyltransferase family protein: MLDRHLHPRVKPALDCLVSVLDKPGVTPDGLTLAGFAIGLLALPFLALGWYSAALAAIVLNRLLDGLDGALARRRGLTDAGGFLDIALDFLFYALVPFGFALAAPVENALAAAWLLFAFIGTGSSFLAFAALAAKHDIDNPGYAHKSFYYIGGLTEGTETIALFVLCCLFPAQFTLFAWIFGALCWLTTTTRIWSGYVTLKSLTH, from the coding sequence ATGCTTGACCGTCACCTGCACCCGCGGGTAAAGCCCGCTCTGGACTGTCTGGTATCCGTGCTGGATAAGCCGGGCGTTACGCCCGACGGATTAACGCTTGCCGGGTTTGCCATCGGCCTGCTGGCGTTGCCGTTTCTGGCCCTCGGCTGGTATTCGGCGGCGCTGGCCGCCATCGTCCTGAACCGCCTGCTTGATGGTCTGGACGGCGCGCTGGCGCGTCGGAGAGGGCTGACGGATGCGGGAGGATTTCTCGATATCGCCCTCGATTTTCTGTTCTATGCGCTGGTGCCGTTTGGCTTTGCGCTGGCTGCACCCGTAGAGAATGCGCTGGCGGCGGCCTGGCTGTTGTTTGCGTTTATCGGCACCGGCAGCAGTTTTCTCGCCTTTGCCGCGCTGGCGGCGAAGCACGATATCGACAACCCCGGCTATGCGCATAAGTCGTTTTACTATATCGGCGGGTTAACGGAAGGGACGGAGACCATCGCGCTGTTCGTGCTGTGCTGCCTGTTTCCGGCACAGTTTACGCTGTTCGCGTGGATATTCGGCGCGCTGTGCTGGCTGACCACCACAACGCGCATCTGGAGCGGCTACGTGACGCTGAAGTCACTCACCCATTAG